In Helicobacter pylori, a single genomic region encodes these proteins:
- a CDS encoding SulP family inorganic anion transporter produces the protein MGKKGMLEKIQKEWLSNIQKDLLSGFVVGLSVIPETAGFAIMVGLDVGVAFYTTFYMAFVLSLFGARKAMISAAAGSVALILVGVVKNYGLEYAGVATLMAGVLQILLGYLKIGNLLRFIPQSVMYGFVNALGILLLMEQFKFLQNQNLGVFVLLVIGILIIYLFPLITKKIPSNLVCILIVSAIALIFDTHAPNLGSLEQGISGFHYIIIPKNLDFKIVVGLLPYALSLALVGTIESLLTAKTLDMILKDGVSDKNRETKAQGLGNIISGLLGGMTGCALVGQSIINAKSGAKTRLSTFFAGFSLMVLVLVFNEYVVKIPIVAVVAVMVMISFTTFNFQSIINIKKIKPYDTLNMLLVVAVVLYTHNLAMGVVVGVLVNALWIKSKGIA, from the coding sequence ATAGGAAAGAAAGGCATGTTGGAAAAGATACAAAAAGAATGGCTGAGCAACATTCAAAAAGATTTGTTGTCTGGTTTTGTGGTGGGGCTTTCTGTGATCCCAGAGACGGCCGGTTTTGCGATCATGGTGGGTTTAGATGTGGGCGTGGCGTTTTATACGACCTTTTACATGGCTTTTGTTTTGTCTCTTTTTGGGGCTAGAAAGGCGATGATTAGCGCAGCGGCCGGCTCAGTAGCACTCATTTTGGTGGGCGTGGTTAAAAACTATGGGCTTGAATACGCGGGCGTGGCGACTCTTATGGCAGGGGTGTTGCAAATTCTTTTAGGCTATTTGAAAATAGGGAATCTTTTGAGATTTATCCCGCAATCAGTGATGTATGGCTTTGTGAACGCGCTAGGCATTTTGCTGTTAATGGAGCAATTCAAATTCCTTCAAAACCAAAATTTAGGGGTGTTTGTCTTGCTTGTTATTGGGATATTGATCATTTACCTCTTCCCCTTAATCACTAAAAAAATCCCCTCTAATCTAGTTTGTATCCTTATAGTGAGTGCGATCGCTTTAATTTTTGATACGCATGCGCCGAATTTAGGGAGCCTTGAGCAAGGGATTTCAGGCTTTCATTATATCATTATCCCAAAAAATTTGGATTTTAAAATTGTGGTAGGATTGTTGCCTTACGCTCTTTCTTTAGCGCTAGTAGGCACGATAGAAAGTTTATTGACCGCCAAAACTTTAGATATGATTTTAAAAGACGGCGTGAGCGATAAAAATAGAGAAACTAAAGCGCAAGGCTTGGGGAATATCATCTCAGGGCTTTTGGGGGGAATGACAGGGTGCGCTTTGGTGGGGCAGTCTATCATCAACGCAAAATCCGGGGCTAAAACCAGGCTTTCTACTTTTTTTGCCGGCTTTTCTTTAATGGTGTTAGTGCTAGTGTTTAATGAATATGTGGTTAAGATCCCCATTGTGGCGGTTGTGGCGGTGATGGTGATGATTTCTTTCACCACTTTTAATTTCCAATCCATTATTAACATTAAAAAAATCAAGCCCTATGACACGCTGAACATGCTCTTAGTCGTGGCGGTGGTTTTATACACGCATAATTTAGCGATGGGGGTTGTGGTGGGGGTTTTAGTCAATGCGTTATGGATCAAATCAAAAGGGATTGCGTGA